One genomic segment of Nothobranchius furzeri strain GRZ-AD chromosome 10, NfurGRZ-RIMD1, whole genome shotgun sequence includes these proteins:
- the LOC107386276 gene encoding uncharacterized protein, which yields MWMSATVFGSLVSLRSIRLDGNPWNCSCDAKNFVDSVKGMKDRNLLNDSLDVTCESPPSLKARPVWDVSVCPTAPSKEPPTPTAKSVTSRPLQKETSVQSGSSHPPTFSSVTSTLPPSKTSVGTKPMDAPPSFTEFSSDTKFSTNSNPTSKPESPPCPSPDPNPNTLTAVLVLISVLLFTACLLVVIQIRKCRRQTVMPECPKREQQEEPEEDSRSSRDQSLSGPPDVARRRSFTGVRAKSANAVILTSPFCVSEKDEVHFQKESKEVSENPGEKKLLAESGGGNESDRFTTTDVGSEDQKLEHESLNLHENQEGISADYVPYLSIGTVKNKPGPGEATSGPEVKRKVFRRISTWPPTAAQWQERCQKKEEDDGFDVWTQNISVKLSDDVERIKKGHPSSSNQCEKSQTQRDAHTPKHSDALTPSEPSVSKLKEGGESLDPAKSIAIGCNEEFTSMEHPVLNSSMKADVRIDPMRCENARPKAENRAAGSKAPSGGASPDDETLLSGNEYVFMDLLHEVVQNHGRWTRERWKQMRVNKQRR from the exons ATGTGGATGTCAGCGACGGTCTTCGGGTCACTCGTCTCTCTCAGGTCCATCAGACTCGACGGGAACCCCTGGAACTGCTCGTGTGATGCCAAGAACTTTGTTGACTCTGTGAAAG GAATGAAGGACAGGAATCTGCTGAATGACTCGTTGGACGTGACCTGTGAGTCTCCACCATCTTTGAAGGCTCGGCCTGTGTGGGACGTCTCAGTATGTCCGACAGCACCCTCTAAGGAGCCGCCTACACCCACTG CGAAGTCCGTGACATCCCGTCCACTTCAGAAGGAAACCTCTGTCCAGTCCGGTTCCAGTCATCCGCCTACGTTTTCCTCTGTCACTT CAACACTTCCTCCATCCAAGACTTCTGTGGGAACCAAACCCATGGATGCTCCACCTTCCTTCACCG AATTTTCATCAGATACCAAATTCTCCACCAACTCCAACCCCACCAGCAAACCAG AAAGCCCACCATGTCCATCTCCAGATCCAAATCCCAACACTCTCACTGCTGTTCTCG TGCTCATCTCTGTTCTGCTGTTCACGGCGTGTTTGTTGGTAGTGATACAAATCAGGAAATGCAGAAGGCAAACGGTGATGCCCGAATGTCCAAAaagagagcagcaggaggagcCGGAGGAGGACAGCAGATCGAGTCGTGATCAGTCTCTGAGCGGACCCCCAGATGTGGCTCGCAGGAGATCGTTTACTGGCGTCAGAGCAAAGTCGGCAAACGCTGTCATCCTCACTTCTCCTTTCTGTGTGTCTGAGAAAGATGAAGTGCATTTCCAAAAGGAGAGCAAAGAGGTTTCAGAAAATCCTGGAGAGAAGAAGCTGCTTGCTGAAAGTGGAGGAGGAAATGAGTCGGACCGTTTCACAACCACAGATGTGGGTTCAGAGGATCAAAAACTTGAACACGAAAGTCTAAATCTGCATGAGAACCAGGAGGGCATTAGTGCTGACTATGTGCCATATCTGAGCATCGGCACGGTCAAGAACAAACCCGGTCCTGGTGAGGCCACCTCAGGTCCAGAGGTGAAGAGGAAAGTTTTCAGGAGGATCTCCACTTGGCCTCCTACTGCTGCTCAGTGGCAGGAAAGATGTCAAAAGAAAGAAGAGGATGATGGCTTTGATGTTTGGACACAAAATATATCAGTGAAGCTCTCAGATGACGTGGAGCGGATCAAGAAGGGACATCCCAGCAGCTCCAATCAGTGTGAGAAAAGTCAAACTCAAAGGGATGCTCACACCCCAAAACACTCTGATGCTCTCACGCCTAGTGAGCCTTCTGTCAGCAAGCTAAAGGAGGGAGGAGAGAGTCTAGATCCAGCTAAAAGCATCGCAATCGGCTGTAACGAAGAGTTCACTTCCATGGAGCATCCCGTACTGAACAGCAGCATGAAGGCTGATGTGAGAATAGACCCGATGCGATGTGAGAACGCCAGGCCGAAGGCAGAAAACAGAGCTGCTGGCTCCAAGGCTCCTTCAGGCGGTGCCTCGCCTGATGATGAAACTCTGCTGTCAGGGAACGAATACGTCTTCATGGACCTGCTCCACGAGGTGGTTCAGAACCACGGCCGCTGGACTCGAGAGAGGTGGAAGCAGATGCGTGTCAACAAGCAGCGGCGATAG